GCTAATTAAAACTTCACCTtccgattaaaaaaaaaatgaccacTTTTTTCCCACAGGCTTCACCCCTGCAAGATTTTGGATTATCTATAGAAATAAAGATGCTGCTTTTTCTTCTACACATTCTTATCTTGCCTCTCTTTGTGTCCAATCCAAGAGAAAAATATGTTCTTGTAATTATTTAGGCTCTTAATTTTAGTCTCCTGGACAGTATATGGTGAAATAACTCTTTTTCTCAACAGATACTTACTAGAGGGTGCCACACTCTTCAACAAGGTGGAGCATCACTACTCTGCAGCCTTCCAGATAGACGGCTGCTGGATGCACTATGACGGTCTGAGGAGTGACAATTTGATCCTGTTACACAAGCCCCCAGAGCTCCTGCTGCTGTCTTCTCTGGTCTACATCCGCGCCTCCGACAAGTGAACTTATGTTTATCACAAGTGGATACACAGATGAGCAAGCATTAATTCATTCATCCAGCCTTCCTGCAATTATTGTGTCATAACCCCATGGATGGCGTTACATTACTGTAATCATGTTTCTCTACTTATCGcctcattagtttttttttcttcctgtcagCTGTTCagcctttctctgttttctgtaaGAAAGTTACATGACACATGCTCCATTTCAGCAGAATGCTTGCAGAAAGATTACTGTGCAAAATGGAGAGGACTTCTTTTTGGGCGTGCTTGGAATCCAAGAATATAATGGACTATAATAGTTCCGGGTTGATATGCATAGTAGCAGTGAGTACTACACATCGTATGCATTTACAGTTACCCAAAATACAGGGAAATTGATATGATTTTAAAAACACCGTGGTAAATTTACACTCTGAGGGTGCATTTGCTTTTAATCGGCCTTGTATAGATGACATTGACTGTATACCATATTTCTATCAAAATTGCAAAGTGTAAAATTTTGGCAGTTTAGTTTTACATGTATGCGTATCAGCCCTTTCGTTAAATTAAACGggtattttttatattgtcaATGTGGTCTGAGCGGATAAGAAACAACCAGGATGCTTAAATTAAAGGCAAGCGTTTAATATAATGAGTGAGTGAATGTTAAGAAtaccacatttttaaataatatataggTTGAGGGCAGACTCTTTTCTGACACTACAAGTTTAAATATTACTGTCCATACCAACAAATTGAAGCACTTTAGCTCAGCACACACTGCAGTCACAAGAGGTAATGTCTAAttacatgtgtttgttttttgtttttaaaaaaaggttttaacctTAAAGAATAACTGGTATCACACAGTGCCTCTGCCAGGGTCAGTTTACGAAAGTGAATAATTTCGAGTATAAATCCTTGATCATGATAAGTTGTCAATTGCTGTTTTTCTATTCAGAATACANNNNNNNNNNaaaaaaaaatatttgagtaCACtggtattgatttatttttattgcacTTGCATTGCATGGGAGTGTAAAACAAGAGTCACATAAAAGCAGACGGGACCTTTTAAGGCAggcatttattttaaactggGCACAACTGCACCACACAAACAGACTAAAATGTCTTCaatcaaaacatgacaaaatgtgaaaagcTACTGTTTCTACACCTAAGGTTATCTTGTACTTCCAGTATTAATCCACAGGATAGAAAATTCAAGATCATCATCACCTTTACTCCAGCCACACAATGGGAAATGTAAAAGAAGCAGAGTGGTCATTTGCTTAACGTTGACATCAGTTTCAAAGAATCTTTCTTTCAGACAAACAGTGGGAGTCCATTGCAGACGAAGGTGTTAGTCATCCAACTGCTTTCTTTGAACAAGCACTTTGGTGAGAGTGGTGGCAAAAACATGACATTGGTTAggccaaaatgaaaatacatacaAACTCAATTTTTAACATCCCTTCTTTTTGCAGATTAACGTTTGCagattttctttgtctctcAAATGGATTAAAGCAATTAATATACACCTCAAAAATCATGACACTTTACGTAACATTGATGCTAGAGGAATCATGGCTGTAGCACATAATTACGCCTGCGTGATTTGTGCCATGGCTGTAGAGTGACCAACAAAACCTAGTACAAAACAATTAGCAAACAAAATCAGGTTAcacaacataaatacaaattataaatacaaaaaagtcatTCACatctttctaaaataaaatgaaatatttgcaGGAATACGCTTAGCTTGCTTATATcttacttttaaaagtaaaggAAAGTACTCTATATAGTAATGCAACTAATTAAATGTCTCACCAATTTGCAAGCCAAACATTAAAGTCCCCATCTGTAGTCATGGTGTCCCTAATCATCAACTCATGAAGTTTGGAGTACAAGTGGATGAGCACATATCCTGTTTAACATTTACAAGACTTGTGGTGAAAGTggcagaatttaaaaaataaaatgtgtatacCTCAAATTTGGCCCTTTGTCATAATTAATGCAATGATTGTGAGCAATCCATCTGAATCTGCCTCAATAAACATATGCCTTGTACAAATGACCCAGTACAACAAAATGACAACATAAAATGCCCTGTAGGATGAGGCAAAGTCAATGTTCCCATTTGATGTTTCTTTAGATGTCAACATTACCAGCCAACAGTGTGAATCAACAAACATGCCATGTTCTGTTACAGCAATATGAGATGCCTTGTCTTttgaagagacaaaaacaaacacaaagagagaacaGAAGTCTTATTGCATTATCTAAATGCCATTATCCTAAATTAAAGCATATGTACAAATTACAATATGTATCAAATAGTTTGTAAGTGCAATGCAGAGCTTGGTTAAAGTTTCCACTTATGTGCAAACATCAGTGCACAAAGCAACTCAAACTAGGACATAAAGTGACTCAACAAGACACGCTACACCTATCCTTTCCTAGTCTAGTGCCTTCTATTGCTGTGCATTGCTTGACCTATCCGTTAACCTAACCCAAGGTTGCAGAGCCTGGGGAGCACTCTGGTCTCTCTCCCAGAACACAGGACTGGTGACAGTGGAAACATGGCCCTAGTTGGCTGGCACAGCCCTTGGTGCTCTATCATCCCATCTCCATAGGACAGCATAGAAGAATATCATGCTAATACATTGGCAATAAGGACAGGAAGATAATGTTTAAATTGTGGCACACAAGGAAGCGGTTTGTAGCACAGGAGGTGGGAaagatgcaaaaacaaaagttcatGTTTTGGCACTTCACATGAAGTTGTGAATGGATTACCTCAAACCTGAGCTTGCAAGCAAGACCATGGCTACATGAGAATCACATGTTTAGTAGGGAGTTGGCAAGTGAAAAGAGGAAACTTTGACCCAATCACAGGCAGAAAAACGGTGCTAACGTTCAGACTTTTTAGATATTCATGAGGCTAGAAGTTTGCAGTTTTCCAACCACAGGCTTCCATTGCAGtaggaatttattttattgcatgGTTGGGGGCCATTCAATTATACGCATTCAAATGCGCCTATTAACTACCATCTTACGCAGTAGCAAGTAACAGAGCTTGACCTAATTGTGTGAggcaacacagacaaacagctgAATCCTGAAACCTAAATATAGCACCAGTTGGTATACTGTACAGAccaaagggtgaaaaaaagggCCATGGTCAATTTCAACTAAAGAGTAGCAAGTGCACGACCTGACCTTTGGAAGATGTAACAGAAGCTAgaagatggattttttttttttttttttttaaatggctccGAGGATGAAGCAGAAACTAAGTGATGAACACTCTTAGGAGAATTTGTCACTCAGCTCTACAATGAACCTCAGAatcaaactacacacacatccGCACGCACACTAGTGACCCAGTGCAGAAAGACATTTTACAGGCAATGCACTAGAGAATATATTccatatattttatttagacTATTTACGAGAGGAAAAAGGCAGCccttttttgaaaatataaagATTACAACTTCTCTTTTTTGTGAAGCACTGATTTTGATGCAGAACTCTTGCGTCGCCGAGTCCAAGCATCAGCTCTGCACCCAGACAcgttaacaaaacaaacaatcctATCTGACATGCATGTGCCTCTtgagcaaacacacagacatacacactaCATGGCCAACAACCACATATTCATACAAAAACACCAGCCAACTGCGGTGTTCTACAAAATCTGAACACATggttccagctgcagcagggaaattaataataataataataataaaaaaaagatttgcgTGTTAAACACAATTAATGGcattaagggaaaaaaaataaaaagatctgCTAACATAACAGAATTttgaaacaaaagtgacaagtttTCTCCCACAATCCTCTAGGGAAATGGCTCAGAGTTCTCATTGTGGTCCAGCAGCAGTAGAGCGGTCATCTCCTCGTGCCAGTGACAACAGCTGTCCAATGATCTTCCTCTCAGTTCCGCACAACTTTGCAgctctctctcatctctgcaGCCATGTCTGTGGTCCCCCTCTAGCCGGCCAGCTAGCCCGGCACGTCCATCCACTCAGTAGGCTCCCTCTCCTCTGGTGTTCACGGTGTGCAGTGCTCCTCTACACCTGGAGGATGAATGTGGGGTAGGAGGAGgagacaacaaaaaagaaacgtCTTTGTGTCTAAGTTCTCTTATTGGGTCCTAGCTGGCTGGGCCATGGGTCAAAGGGCCGTCAGACCAAAGTTGCAACGGCAATACATCATGCCGCTCGAGTCCAACCAGCTGTCCGAGATGGGGTCATAGCGCTGGACAGTGTTCAGGTAGGATGATCCGGAGTGACCTCCTACCACATAGAGGTAGTTGTCCACGATGGCAGATCCCACacctgaaaaacaaatgcaagtcATTTATAGCCAAGTGATTACATGAATGTCACCATTTTGTAGATGCAGTTAGCTCAATACTTTCAAATGATAGGGGTGGGACAGCCCTCACAATTTGATATTACTGTGATTTTATTGCAATATTATGTGatgtattgtaatttattacattttttccaaCCTCAATTTCTTTCcataatttcaaattatgtctccaaaaagaaactttgtcaacattgttttatttaaaaagacacatttctctgtttgttcttaTCACTTcgattttattgctgcaaaatggaaaatattgcgatactatgctgtatcgattctTTCCCCCACATCCCTGCTAAATGATACAGAGTCTGCACGTACAAGCCAAAACCACTTTTTATTGAAGCCTCTGTGTAGTCTCTTTAGATAGTACCACTAGGGGTAGCCAAAATCCAATTTGCATTTCGTACAAATAGGGGCTTTAGCAAGAGAATGACGTAAACTCACCAGTGCGTGGTTCATTCATTGGTCGACAGGCTGTCCACTGGTTCTGATGTGGATCATACCTCTCAATGCTAGACAGGTGTGACACTCCATTATGTCCACCCACCACAAATATGAAGCCGAGCATGACGCCTACTCCAAAGTTGATCCTCTTATCTGCCATGGGGGCTACCATTTCCCAGGCATCTTTGCTGGTGTCGTACCGCTCCACACTGTGTGGAGAAGATGCAGCATAATTGACAAAATGCACAcaatggtttaaaaaagaaaaaaagaaaagaaaaaggtctAAATGTCAATAGATCCGACATCCCAGCCTTCTGCAATTTCTCAACAGGTCCCCAGCCAAATGCTGTAATGATTTACCAGTTTCAAGAAActcttatttttatattatacaggcactagggctgggcgatatggagaaaatcaaatatcacaatatgttttaccaaataccttgatattgataccgcaacaatattgtagtgttgacttaTGGTGccttcacaaaatatttacacaatgagagtattgataaatcatcatcatcatcatcagtaatgtggatataatgactaagtgggtaaatgcaaataatagaacagttagaacagtctggtaagtccagaaaatgacatcactttactgtaattcagtCTTTacaaccaggaaaagacaacacttatgccatattacgatattcaAGTAGTCTCATAACACGACAGACATGATATCAATATATAGCCCAGCTCTAACAGGCACTGGTGTAACAATATAATTGATGTGGCATGCTTTCGGAAATTATGAAAAGTGTTATGTTACATATATGCAATTTGTAATTATTAGTCAACGACATACAAAAACTCCTATGTACTCTTTTAAAAGTTGCATTTCAGTTCAAAAGCAGCTAACCGACTTGATGATTTCTTTGATAATTTCTTTTAGCCATATATAGTACTTAATTGGACCAATATTTAGTCATTTGAATACTATTTCAAGCTAAAAGAGAACAGTTCAGGTGGTCTGATCTGAAGTAACCAATGGCAGTGGTAAATTACCAAATTTGACCAGAGTCCATTGAACCCTCTGACAGCAACTGGAACACTAGCAATCAGGGATTGTTTTGCAGTAAGCAAGGACATAAAAGCCattggggaaagaaaaaaaaatagtccccAAAGATTCTTTGTCCAAACACATTCTCCTGAGGGGTTTCAGGAGTCAAGGAAACAAGCAACACAGTGTGTTGCTCACTAGAGAACCACAGCAGAAACAGAGGTCTAACCCGCAGCACACAGTTGGGCACCCTCCCCATGAAACTTCAGCAACAACTTCTGTTATGGCTCCTTCGCACACACCGACAGGCCCCTGGTCCCATCCTTCAATTGATTGCCAGTTCttttaactaactaactaacaaaGACCTTGAGAGGAAACACCAGCTTAGGAGGTCTAAAAGAGGTACaagcttttaaaaaattaaataaaatgaaaaaaggagtGGTAGAGCACCACGTTGATCCTATGTGGCATCCTTCATTGCCTTCACATTGTACAGAAACTTCAAAGAAAGAGGTTACAGTTAGGGATGCACAATTAATccaattttaatcacaatcatgaTTTTGAATTCCCACattcaaatttgcgtgatcgagcaatttttttaaattttatacgtcggtctcaaggtttaccagtaaacgcaacattttgtcccgtctgtgttgtttttcagacaacagcagtgaccagtgctagttagtgtctgttagctcacagggttctagggcgcaagtaatatttttcctctagatcacaccggtgcacctaatgtcctcgcatccactgcaatgttgtttatatggatatggtttcattttgcgttacatgacccatttcttctgtaaagccgtgcctgtgttggatctctcctctcctctactctctcctcttactctccgcgcagcccggccacacttctgacatttgtctaaagttttaattgttattaacacagctgtatattgttaagcatgagaggcaaacctgtatttgtaccagtgtttccgctggtaactatGCTATCGCGGCTGCCAcagcgaaaaacacagaagaagttattgaatgcaactaacttcagtttgcaGAGTGATAGCGTGGGAgatggagcctgctggacctgggcgagagatgtgacccatggccagaatatcatagttcataaaaatgcagcgcagtgaccatacagacatttcatacacacgtgtgtaactctgctgacccgccattcgacccatGCTGGACCCATTAAATGAGTCAGcagtcactctgtgagtagcaaATACGTCCATCGCACCCCCTTCTCCCTAGCACATTTAATCagttatgttgtgtgtgtgtgtgtgtgtgtgtgtgtgtgtgtgtgtgtgtgtgtgtgtgtgtgtatatatatatatatagtatatatatatatattatatatatatatatatatatatatatatatatatatatatatacatatacatactatacacacacacacacacacacacatccccatttattcagatagctaattttcatttacatgtgttgcagctgtatggctatacaacatacaacttcaacataagaagaatgtagcaaaatatggatgtgaaagcagtttaaaatagcctatgtgacaataaaatatgttggttaaaatcaacaaataatcatgataattaatcgtgatcacaatattgatcaacaaaaaaaaaaaaaaaacgtcattatcattttggccataattgtgcagccttagtTACAGttgaagagaaagaaatgtaCCATATACTACACAGAACTGGGAAGCTTCAGAATAAATGATACAGTGCATTGCTAATAACTGGGCAAGCTACAGGACAAGACAGATATTAATAACTAAACATTTTCCATTCCTAATGTTTAACAGCCcataacatacagtaaatttccacaagtaaaacaaaaagatcATATCCACTCTCAGTTGTATTACCTGTTCATATGGGCTGGGCCATAGCCTCCAATAGCGTACACCATGCCATCCAGCACAGCGGTGGCAAAGCAGCTGCGAGACTTGGTCATGGGGGCCACAGGCTGCCACTCCTTCAACTTGGGGACATATTTCTCCACCGACTGGAGGTAATATTGGCCGTCATAGCCTCCAAGGGCATACAGCTCGCCGGCCAGGACCACCACACCGAGTGTGCTGCGGCACTCAGCCATGCGCTCCACAGAGGACCAGGTGTTGCTTTCGGGGTCCCAGCTCTCCACTGTGCTCTCGTGTCTCCGATAGCTAATGCCCTGTCTCATGTGTGTGGCGATGCCTCCCACCACATACACCTTGTGGTTCAGCACTGCTACTCCAAATTCATAACGGGGTACACCGAGAGGGGCCAGACCTATCCATGAATCTGTCCGAGGGAAATACATTTCTATgctgtaagagagagacagatatgaCCGGTTTGTCAGGTTGTTTTTAAACACAGTCAGAACAGAAATAGGGCATAGATAACACAGAATTTGGAAAGTTCAATAATGCTTAAAATCATCAACTAGACATGATTACCTTTCTAATGTTGCAAACAGTCCTGCCTTGCCTCCTACCGCAAGCAGCACCTTCGGGGCACACCTGGGCCGTGCCGACAACACAGTCTGATAGGAGAGCCGATGCTCAGGCATAAAATGATATTTGAGGGCCTCATTGAGCAGGTGCTTGCATGCGTGGTCATCTCGTATGAGGTGGTTGGCTTCATATAGGCGAGTGAGAAATTTAACGCTTAGGAGTGGAAGACGAACACAGTGCAACAGCTGAGCCAGATGCTGCTGTCTCTCAGTTACATCATATTTGATCCACGATTCCAGGGCGTAAAATACAGTCTCCTCTGTGACCACCTTAAGGCAGTCATTGGACACAATTTCATCCAACTCCGCCCTTGTCAGTTCAAAAAACTCCTCTGTTAGACAAACTTCCTCAAAGTTCTCACAGATGAATTTAGTTGCAGCCAGGCACAGGTCATGACAGCCATAAGTCTCTGCAAAGCGGGAGATGCCTATACAGTTTCCAGCATCCAGCTGGCTCTCTAAGAAGGAGCAGCACTCCTTAAGTACTAGCTTAACCTGGAGTAAATCGGCAGCCGGTAGCAGAGATTCCACTGTTTCCTGGGAGATAAACACTGTGCCAGTGTATGCATACTCAACGATGGCCTACAAGAAAAAGAGCAAAAGTGTCACATTAACAAAAACTATGGTACAGGTTAGAAGTTAATCAGTGCGGTTTAATAGGTGTCTGCTGGCTCCAAGCATACCTGCAAGGCAGTCTCATCGATGCACTGGAATTCCACCTCGGAGGTCTCCTTTTCTGACAGGTTACCCGTGAACATGGCCTTAAAGTAAGGGCTGATGCTGGCCAGCACTACTTTGTGTGCATGGATCTTGGCATCACCCACACGCAGGACAATGTCACATAGTTCGTGATCCTGCCGCAAGAGCTGGAGGCCTTGCAGCAGCTGTTCTGAGTGAGGCCGTTTCAGACTGGCAAACATATAGGACTGGTCCTGCTGTTCCATCTGAGAGCAGGAATCCACATATCAGTGCattgttgacattttgtaaAAGGCTATTGATGCAGTGAAATGTTATGAATAACTATTCTACCAACAGCCAATGGAAATCCTGTGGATTAAAAATGTGTCAACTTGTCCCTGGACTAGACACAAGGCTGTCCTGTGCAACCTCACGTAATTGCAGCATACATTAAGGAAACATTCCTGAGTAGTAGCAATGTCATGCGAACAGGTACTTTGGTAACAAGTCAATAACAGAATTCAGAAAATGTGACGGTACTCGTTTTTAAAGTACCTGAGGTACCAGGGGATGCAATTATTCCGCTAAATGCTGGAGAAGAAGACCGATCAGCACAGAAAAACAGAGCCCCTCATTTTCGTGCACGGTGCTCACTGACTGTGGCAATGGCTTTTAACTTCACCTGTAGCCATAAACAGTTAGAGAAAGCCTGGAGCTCCCAAACAGAAAGTAACGTAAAGTCGGTTTCTCTCTGCCGTTGTCCTACACTGCCTAACGTTAGCTTCGATAGCtagccccccccctctctcaaaTACACGATTTAAAGGATATTTATATCATATGATTTTTACCGTGGTATTGAATTGGGTATCAAGAATCATGAAATTGTATTGGTGTCGATGATTACTCATGGAATATCCGGTCCCGTGCCATCcgtggttgttttttgttgttgttttttttacaatgtttgaatttttacataaaaagtaatttcacacacCGTGGTATCGACTTTGGTATCAAGTATAGTGTTCTTTTGGTGGTATCGTATCTACAGTTAGCATTTtggtagtctcgctttgccagaccttcctccatcGCGGCGTTGAGATTTTTTGGTATCGTGACATCCCCACTTGTAGTATCTTTCATTCAGGGATGTTTTGTAGTAATACAGTAGTTATTCCGACCGTCTCGGTTATAGCGGTTTACTGTGAGTATGTTCTTAATCTAGCTAGTGCTAATGCTACTTAAATCAACCAGCCGTTCTGGCTAGTATGCATACCATGTTTTAACCCAAGCCAACTACATACATGCTGTGGTgcataataatactaataatggGAACGGTTAGTTTTGTTTTCTGAGGCCTTGGCTTAATTTTTGAACGGAGGACACGGCCAGATCAAAACTCGCTAGATTACATTACCCCTTAGCTTCACAGCAGCAACCAGCTAGCTAGTGCGCTAGCTTACTCACTTGTAAAGCCCAATAACAGCTTAGATTTTGCAGAAACAAATTTCCCCGGATATGATATTTATATTAACATCAACATCTATGTCACCAACGTCTTGTCAAAAAGGTTCACCTCCAGCAAATACTCAGTGCcaatttgtttcattgcagtGCAGTCGGCGCAGGTTAGCTGCTAAAAATAAACACGGTTActgtggctaacgttagctgcatCATTGATTGATATACAGTAACATGGCTG
Above is a genomic segment from Etheostoma spectabile isolate EspeVRDwgs_2016 chromosome 20, UIUC_Espe_1.0, whole genome shotgun sequence containing:
- the klhl28 gene encoding kelch-like protein 28, yielding MEQQDQSYMFASLKRPHSEQLLQGLQLLRQDHELCDIVLRVGDAKIHAHKVVLASISPYFKAMFTGNLSEKETSEVEFQCIDETALQAIVEYAYTGTVFISQETVESLLPAADLLQVKLVLKECCSFLESQLDAGNCIGISRFAETYGCHDLCLAATKFICENFEEVCLTEEFFELTRAELDEIVSNDCLKVVTEETVFYALESWIKYDVTERQQHLAQLLHCVRLPLLSVKFLTRLYEANHLIRDDHACKHLLNEALKYHFMPEHRLSYQTVLSARPRCAPKVLLAVGGKAGLFATLESIEMYFPRTDSWIGLAPLGVPRYEFGVAVLNHKVYVVGGIATHMRQGISYRRHESTVESWDPESNTWSSVERMAECRSTLGVVVLAGELYALGGYDGQYYLQSVEKYVPKLKEWQPVAPMTKSRSCFATAVLDGMVYAIGGYGPAHMNSVERYDTSKDAWEMVAPMADKRINFGVGVMLGFIFVVGGHNGVSHLSSIERYDPHQNQWTACRPMNEPRTGVGSAIVDNYLYVVGGHSGSSYLNTVQRYDPISDSWLDSSGMMYCRCNFGLTAL